From Salmo salar chromosome ssa04, Ssal_v3.1, whole genome shotgun sequence, one genomic window encodes:
- the LOC123742523 gene encoding zinc finger protein 227-like isoform X2: MEVLANAAVAEICKLVHDDYAVFRLEITQSQKENRALRRKLLEMKVARERAERTMRERVLASRPSIKILDRYRGIARGEGHLTGGHRSFVKPAGHNTLRDDQPITVDEGSGTSTQHIIVIESADAEAAGPGVKQETSEGEEDTLYSRDLQTGAVGAPLVATDKPTTAPAQPKTRRSITEVSGTLNAVLKSETDTDTLTVTQRLLHTGSDQMSDQRRMGLGRLGCPPAPASEYVLYGNPSPRTDSGDASETGNDPSCSYISEIDPSNMPLGLEAQTDLSRQDWNQCSRSVHSEGCLYEAREGMAVDEVTVKVEGDIPPTWNADSHLGDGHTQGRDFLDYRESLETNPNVAAHYPLHTLKDRDPVSTSMGPSDSHGSVLFDQVLNSNDRTRAQAQRGEATSGNSKDKRFPCMFCNKGFSCPQKVEIHQRVHTGEKPYSCGQCHMRFTQAGNLKRHQRVHTGEKPYSCTQCHMCFTQAGHLKMHLKVHTGERPFTCTHCGKRFSERSYLRIHQQKKHSTLIT; the protein is encoded by the exons atggaggtgctagcgaatgcagccgtggcagagatctgtaaactcgtacacgacgactatgcagtgtttcgtttggaaataactcaaagccagaaagaaaacagggcaTTGCGGAGGAAACTATTGGAAATGAAGGTGGCACGGGAGCGCGCAGAAAGGACAATGCGAGAGCGCGTCCTCGCCAGTCGCCCAAGTATCAAGATCCTCGACCGATACAGAGGAATAGCAAGAG gtgaaggacatctcactggaggccacaggagctttgtgaagccagcgggacacaatacattgagagatgaccaaccaatcactgttgatgaggggagtggaacctcaacccagcatATTATTgtgatagag TCTGCAGATGCAGAGGCTGCAGGTCCTGGGGTCAAGCAGGAGACGTCTGAAGGAGAGGAAGACACACTGTACAGCAGAGACCTCCAAACTGGAGCAGTTGGAGCGCCTCTTGTAGCCACTGACAAACCCACCACCGCCCCTGCGCAGCCCAAGACCCGACGCAGCATCACGGAGGTCAGTGGAACGCTGAACGCCGTCctcaagtcagagacagacacagatactTTAACTGTAACACAAAGGCTTTTACACACAGGATCTGACCAAATGTCAGACCAAAGGAGAATGGGGCTGGGGagactgggctgtcctcctgCTCCCGCCTCAGAGTACGTACTTTATGGAAACCCGAGCCCGAGGACGGACTCAGGTGACGCGTCAGAGACTGGTAATGATCCTTCTTGTTCTTATATTTCAGAGATAGACCCTAGCAACATGCCCTTGGGTTTAGAGGCacagactgatctgtctagaCAGGACTGGAACCAGTGCAGTAGAAGTGTACACTCTGAAGGGTGCCTATATGAGGCAAGGGAGGGTATGGCCGTAGATGAAGTGACTGTGAAAGTGGAGGGCGACATTCCTCCCACATGGAATGCAGATAGTCACCTAGGAGATGGACACACACAGGGCAGAGATTTCTTAGATTACAGGGAAAGCTTGGAGACCAATCCAAATGTCGCTGCCCACTACCCTTTACACACGCTCAAGGATCGCGACCCAGTGTCCACGTCGATGGGGCCTTCCGATTCACATGGCAGCGTCCTTTTcgatcaggtattgaactcaaacGACAGGACTAGAGCCCAGGCTCAGAGAGGGGAAGCTACATCAGGCAATAGTAAAGATAAACGGTTCCcctgcatgttctgtaacaaaggcttcagctgcccccagaaggtggagatccaccagagggtccacacaggggagaaaccctacagctgtggccagtgtcacatgcgcttcACCCAGGCTGgcaacctgaagaggcaccagagggtgcACACTggggagaaaccctacagctgtaCCCAGTGCCACATGTGCTTCACCCAGGCTGGTCAcctgaagatgcacctgaaggtccacacaggagagaggccaTTCACTTGTACGCACTGtgggaagaggttctcagagaggagctacctcaggatacaccagcagaaaaaacACTCCACTCTGATAACATAG
- the LOC123742523 gene encoding zinc finger protein 227-like isoform X1, with the protein MANCMVFHTQIASIMEVLANAAVAEICKLVHDDYAVFRLEITQSQKENRALRRKLLEMKVARERAERTMRERVLASRPSIKILDRYRGIARGEGHLTGGHRSFVKPAGHNTLRDDQPITVDEGSGTSTQHIIVIESADAEAAGPGVKQETSEGEEDTLYSRDLQTGAVGAPLVATDKPTTAPAQPKTRRSITEVSGTLNAVLKSETDTDTLTVTQRLLHTGSDQMSDQRRMGLGRLGCPPAPASEYVLYGNPSPRTDSGDASETGNDPSCSYISEIDPSNMPLGLEAQTDLSRQDWNQCSRSVHSEGCLYEAREGMAVDEVTVKVEGDIPPTWNADSHLGDGHTQGRDFLDYRESLETNPNVAAHYPLHTLKDRDPVSTSMGPSDSHGSVLFDQVLNSNDRTRAQAQRGEATSGNSKDKRFPCMFCNKGFSCPQKVEIHQRVHTGEKPYSCGQCHMRFTQAGNLKRHQRVHTGEKPYSCTQCHMCFTQAGHLKMHLKVHTGERPFTCTHCGKRFSERSYLRIHQQKKHSTLIT; encoded by the exons atggctaactgtatggtttttcacactcaaatagcctccatcatggaggtgctagcgaatgcagccgtggcagagatctgtaaactcgtacacgacgactatgcagtgtttcgtttggaaataactcaaagccagaaagaaaacagggcaTTGCGGAGGAAACTATTGGAAATGAAGGTGGCACGGGAGCGCGCAGAAAGGACAATGCGAGAGCGCGTCCTCGCCAGTCGCCCAAGTATCAAGATCCTCGACCGATACAGAGGAATAGCAAGAG gtgaaggacatctcactggaggccacaggagctttgtgaagccagcgggacacaatacattgagagatgaccaaccaatcactgttgatgaggggagtggaacctcaacccagcatATTATTgtgatagag TCTGCAGATGCAGAGGCTGCAGGTCCTGGGGTCAAGCAGGAGACGTCTGAAGGAGAGGAAGACACACTGTACAGCAGAGACCTCCAAACTGGAGCAGTTGGAGCGCCTCTTGTAGCCACTGACAAACCCACCACCGCCCCTGCGCAGCCCAAGACCCGACGCAGCATCACGGAGGTCAGTGGAACGCTGAACGCCGTCctcaagtcagagacagacacagatactTTAACTGTAACACAAAGGCTTTTACACACAGGATCTGACCAAATGTCAGACCAAAGGAGAATGGGGCTGGGGagactgggctgtcctcctgCTCCCGCCTCAGAGTACGTACTTTATGGAAACCCGAGCCCGAGGACGGACTCAGGTGACGCGTCAGAGACTGGTAATGATCCTTCTTGTTCTTATATTTCAGAGATAGACCCTAGCAACATGCCCTTGGGTTTAGAGGCacagactgatctgtctagaCAGGACTGGAACCAGTGCAGTAGAAGTGTACACTCTGAAGGGTGCCTATATGAGGCAAGGGAGGGTATGGCCGTAGATGAAGTGACTGTGAAAGTGGAGGGCGACATTCCTCCCACATGGAATGCAGATAGTCACCTAGGAGATGGACACACACAGGGCAGAGATTTCTTAGATTACAGGGAAAGCTTGGAGACCAATCCAAATGTCGCTGCCCACTACCCTTTACACACGCTCAAGGATCGCGACCCAGTGTCCACGTCGATGGGGCCTTCCGATTCACATGGCAGCGTCCTTTTcgatcaggtattgaactcaaacGACAGGACTAGAGCCCAGGCTCAGAGAGGGGAAGCTACATCAGGCAATAGTAAAGATAAACGGTTCCcctgcatgttctgtaacaaaggcttcagctgcccccagaaggtggagatccaccagagggtccacacaggggagaaaccctacagctgtggccagtgtcacatgcgcttcACCCAGGCTGgcaacctgaagaggcaccagagggtgcACACTggggagaaaccctacagctgtaCCCAGTGCCACATGTGCTTCACCCAGGCTGGTCAcctgaagatgcacctgaaggtccacacaggagagaggccaTTCACTTGTACGCACTGtgggaagaggttctcagagaggagctacctcaggatacaccagcagaaaaaacACTCCACTCTGATAACATAG
- the LOC123742523 gene encoding gastrula zinc finger protein xLCGF3.1-like isoform X4: MPLGLEAQTDLSRQDWNQCSRSVHSEGCLYEAREGMAVDEVTVKVEGDIPPTWNADSHLGDGHTQGRDFLDYRESLETNPNVAAHYPLHTLKDRDPVSTSMGPSDSHGSVLFDQVLNSNDRTRAQAQRGEATSGNSKDKRFPCMFCNKGFSCPQKVEIHQRVHTGEKPYSCGQCHMRFTQAGNLKRHQRVHTGEKPYSCTQCHMCFTQAGHLKMHLKVHTGERPFTCTHCGKRFSERSYLRIHQQKKHSTLIT, translated from the coding sequence ATGCCCTTGGGTTTAGAGGCacagactgatctgtctagaCAGGACTGGAACCAGTGCAGTAGAAGTGTACACTCTGAAGGGTGCCTATATGAGGCAAGGGAGGGTATGGCCGTAGATGAAGTGACTGTGAAAGTGGAGGGCGACATTCCTCCCACATGGAATGCAGATAGTCACCTAGGAGATGGACACACACAGGGCAGAGATTTCTTAGATTACAGGGAAAGCTTGGAGACCAATCCAAATGTCGCTGCCCACTACCCTTTACACACGCTCAAGGATCGCGACCCAGTGTCCACGTCGATGGGGCCTTCCGATTCACATGGCAGCGTCCTTTTcgatcaggtattgaactcaaacGACAGGACTAGAGCCCAGGCTCAGAGAGGGGAAGCTACATCAGGCAATAGTAAAGATAAACGGTTCCcctgcatgttctgtaacaaaggcttcagctgcccccagaaggtggagatccaccagagggtccacacaggggagaaaccctacagctgtggccagtgtcacatgcgcttcACCCAGGCTGgcaacctgaagaggcaccagagggtgcACACTggggagaaaccctacagctgtaCCCAGTGCCACATGTGCTTCACCCAGGCTGGTCAcctgaagatgcacctgaaggtccacacaggagagaggccaTTCACTTGTACGCACTGtgggaagaggttctcagagaggagctacctcaggatacaccagcagaaaaaacACTCCACTCTGATAACATAG